From the genome of Ziziphus jujuba cultivar Dongzao chromosome 6, ASM3175591v1, one region includes:
- the LOC107403723 gene encoding axial regulator YABBY 1 isoform X1 produces the protein MSSSSSSSSSSSSTLSLDHLSPSEQLCYVHCNICDTVLAVSVPCTSLFKTVTVRCGHCTNLLPVNMRGLLLPSPNQFHLGHSFFTPSHNLLEEIPNPTSNFLMNQTSMNDFAVQPRVGGGGVDELSRPPVINRPPEKRQRVPSAYNRFIKDEIQRIKSVNPDISHREAFSAAAKNWAHFPHIHFGLMPDQTVKKTNVRQQVYQYFPEGEDVMMKDGFFASANVGVSPY, from the exons ATGtcatcctcttcttcttcctcttcttcttcttcttcaacattGTCTTTGGACCACCTCTCTCCTTCCGAGCAGCTCTGTTATGTCCATTGCAACATTTGCGACACTGTGCTCGCG GTGAGTGTTCCTTGTACAAGTTTGTTCAAGACCGTCACGGTTCGATGCGGTCACTGCACCAATCTGCTTCCTGTTAACATGCGCGGTTTGCTTTTGCCTTCGCCTAATCAGTTTCATCTGGGTCACTCTTTCTTTACCCCTTCCCATAATCTTCtg GAGGAGATTCCAAATCCAACCTCCAACTTTCTGATGAACCAAACAAGCATGAATGACTTTGCTGTACAACCAAGAGTAGGAGGAGGAGGAGTTGATGAGCTTTCTAGGCCTCCTGTTATTAATAGAC CTCCGGAGAAGAGACAGAGAGTCCCCTCCGCGTACAACCGTTTCATCAA GGACGAGATCCAACGCATCAAGTCTGTAAATCCTGATATTTCTCACAGAGAAGCTTTCAGTGCAGCTGCTAAAAAT TGGGCCCACTTTCCACATATTCACTTTGGTCTCATGCCCGACCAGACTGTGAAGAAGACAAACGTTCGCCAGCAGGTTTACCAATATTTCCCA GAGGGTGAAGATGTTATGATGAAAGATGGGTTTTTCGCTTCGGCTAATGTTGGTGTTTCTCCTTACTAA
- the LOC107403723 gene encoding axial regulator YABBY 1 isoform X2, producing the protein MSSSSSSSSSSSSTLSLDHLSPSEQLCYVHCNICDTVLAVSVPCTSLFKTVTVRCGHCTNLLPVNMRGLLLPSPNQFHLGHSFFTPSHNLLEEIPNPTSNFLMNQTSMNDFAVQPRVGGGGVDELSRPPVINRPPEKRQRVPSAYNRFIKDEIQRIKSVNPDISHREAFSAAAKNWAHFPHIHFGLMPDQTVKKTNVRQQEGEDVMMKDGFFASANVGVSPY; encoded by the exons ATGtcatcctcttcttcttcctcttcttcttcttcttcaacattGTCTTTGGACCACCTCTCTCCTTCCGAGCAGCTCTGTTATGTCCATTGCAACATTTGCGACACTGTGCTCGCG GTGAGTGTTCCTTGTACAAGTTTGTTCAAGACCGTCACGGTTCGATGCGGTCACTGCACCAATCTGCTTCCTGTTAACATGCGCGGTTTGCTTTTGCCTTCGCCTAATCAGTTTCATCTGGGTCACTCTTTCTTTACCCCTTCCCATAATCTTCtg GAGGAGATTCCAAATCCAACCTCCAACTTTCTGATGAACCAAACAAGCATGAATGACTTTGCTGTACAACCAAGAGTAGGAGGAGGAGGAGTTGATGAGCTTTCTAGGCCTCCTGTTATTAATAGAC CTCCGGAGAAGAGACAGAGAGTCCCCTCCGCGTACAACCGTTTCATCAA GGACGAGATCCAACGCATCAAGTCTGTAAATCCTGATATTTCTCACAGAGAAGCTTTCAGTGCAGCTGCTAAAAAT TGGGCCCACTTTCCACATATTCACTTTGGTCTCATGCCCGACCAGACTGTGAAGAAGACAAACGTTCGCCAGCAG GAGGGTGAAGATGTTATGATGAAAGATGGGTTTTTCGCTTCGGCTAATGTTGGTGTTTCTCCTTACTAA